A genomic region of Colletotrichum destructivum chromosome 1, complete sequence contains the following coding sequences:
- a CDS encoding Putative glycoside hydrolase family 16, concanavalin A-like lectin/glucanase domain superfamily — protein sequence MRNLATTCLLALSLLPDHTRAACECGYSANVTGTVEVFTDLIETDFTKVKDIKNNTDWVRQEFNKTSTNARGPLGEKFQPTNIAAVHEGSSSYGLSSTQADAGLQLLVESSTVDGLVSTAEIDSARHDVHHGSFRAMMKVPDVAGTCAAFFWYHNDTQEIDIEFLTKEFSSSNSSFPINLVLHSRASLERGYDASGTGNFLKVNLGFNPTKDFHEYRIDYLPGKVTFYADGKVLGAINGSAVPTEGGHLILQHWSNGNPLWSGGPPKRDAILTVASVKAYFNSSLDARRADHEGRCVDPVAPGAVCAIPDEPAFFFSTQANMTINQTVSGMPAADRSIAGTVNTPPWALAFVLWLFLLSLGVWTI from the exons ATGAGGAATCTTGCGACAACATGCCTCCTAGCCCTCTCTCTACTCCCAGATCACACTCGCGCAGCCTGTGAGTGCGGATATTCCGCCAATGTcaccggcaccgtcgaggtCTTCACAGACCTGATTGAGACCGACTTCACAAAGGTCAAGGATATCAAGAACAACACGGACTGGGTCCGCCAAGAGTTCAACAAGACCAGCACCAACGCGAGGGGGCCCCTGGGCGAGAAGTTCCAGCCAACCAACATTGCTGCCGTCCACGAAGGGTCGAGCTCGTACGGACTCAGCTCGACACAGGCAGACGCGGGATTGCAGCTGCTGGTCGAGAGTTCCACGGTGGACGGCCTGGTGTCGACCGCCGAGATCGACTCCGCACGACATGATGTACACCACGGTTCGTTccgggcgatgatgaaggtGCCGGATGTTGCTGGGACGTGTGCCGCCTTTTTCTGG TACCACAACGACACGCAGGAAATCGACATTGAGTTCCTCACGAAAGAGTTCAGCTCGTCCAACAGCAGCTTCCCGATAAACCTCGTCTTGCACTCGCGTGCCTCGCTCGAGAGGGGCTATGACGCCTCCGGCACGGGCAACTTTCTCAAGGTCAACCTAGGCTTCAACCCGACGAAGGACTTCCACGAGTATCGCATAGACTACCTACCCGGCAAAGTGACATTCTACGCCGATGGTAAGGTCTTGGGTGCTATAAACGGCAGCGCCGTACCCACCGAGGGCGGCCACCTGATCCTCCAGCACTGGAGTAACGGCAACCCACTGTGGTCGGGGGGCCCGCCCAAGAGGGACGCCATTCTGACGGTGGCCTCCGTCAAGGCCTATTTCAACTCGTCACTTGATGCGCGCAGGGCCGACCACGAGGGCCGGTGCGTCGATCCCGTGGCACCGGGCGCCGTGTGTGCCATCCCTGATGAAcccgccttcttcttcagcacgCAGGCCAATATGACAATCAATCAAACAGTTTCAGGGATGCCGGCTGCCGATAGAAGCATCGCTGGGACAGTGAACACGCCGCCATGGGCTTTGGCTTTTGTCTTGTGGTTGTTTTTACTGTCCCTGGGTGTCTGGACAATTTGA